A single genomic interval of Euwallacea similis isolate ESF13 chromosome 2, ESF131.1, whole genome shotgun sequence harbors:
- the LOC136419515 gene encoding secernin-3 isoform X2, translated as MEFPQSCDTFVVLPPFTQHGVIFGKNSDRPQGEIQEVVYFPAAESSEPTTKCTYIEVDSVSKTKAVILSKPNWMWGAEMGANECGVVIGNEAIWTNDNEGDSDPKVKRLLGMDLVRLGLERSSTANEALEIVTALLEKHGQGGPCSKTDEGFSYHNSYLIADNSCAWVLETCGKHWAAEQITCGFRNISNLLTITTKIDRKSNGLESYAKSKGLWDGKEEFNFSLVFSGEKKPGDARYDAGRNLLQEYSASNKFRETDMFKVLRNKESGICRGCDEAFPTAGSQVSILSSTIPNVHWFTATPDPSRSVFKPFIFTKNAVISKHTICPDKENSHTLYTLYKKAEYKGVGNLLHEMESNCVKELNDVITHVGEDLSEFDELFKDCVETEVKFYR; from the exons ATGGAGTTTCCACAGTCCTGTGACACTTTTGTAGTCTTACCACCTTTCACTCAACATGGGGTGATTTTTGGGAAAAACTCCGATAGACCTCAAGGGGAGATTCAAGAAGTTGTATATTTCCCAGCTGCAGAATCTTCAGAACCAACAACCAAG TGTACTTACATAGAAGTGGATTCTGTATCTAAAACTAAGGCCGTGATATTGAGCAAACCAAACTGGATGTGGGGTGCTGAAATGGGGGCTAATGAATGTGGAGTTGTGATTGGGAATGAGGCAATTTGGACTAATGATAATGAGGGGGATAGTGATCCAAAAGTGAAGAGGTTGTTGGGAATGGACTTGGTCAG ACTGGGTCTGGAAAGAAGTTCAACAGCAAATGAAGCCTTAGAAATTGTAACTGCCCTATTAGAAAAACATGGACAAGGTGGTCCATGTTCTAAAACAGATGAGGGTTTTTCCTATCATAACTCATATTTAATAGCTGATAATTCTTGTGCTTGGGTGTTGGAAACATGTGGGAAACATTGGGCTGCCGAACAAATAACTT gcggatttagaaatatttcaaatctcCTTACAATTACCACTAAAATTGACCGTAAGTCAAATGGGCTTGAAAGTTATGCTAAATCAAAGGGTTTATGGGATGGGAAA gaagaatttaatttttccttagtGTTCTCTGGAGAAAAAAAACCCGGAGACGCACGCTATGACGCAGGTCGAAATTTATTGCAAGAATATTCTGCCTCTAACAAGTTTAGAGAGACAGATATGTTCAAAGTGCTTAGGAATAAAGAGTCAGGAATATGTAGGGGTTGTGATGAGGCTTTTCCTACTGCTGGAAGCCAA GTGTCCATATTGTCATCCACAATACCTAATGTGCACTGGTTTACTGCAACACCAGACCCTTCTAGATCTGTTTTTAAgccatttatttttactaaaaacgCTGTGATTTCGAAACACACAATATGTCCTGATAAGGAG AATTCGCACACTCTATACACCCTTTACAAAAAGGCCGAATACAAAGGAGTGGGAAATTTGCTTCATGAAATGGAATCGAATTGCGTTAAAGAACTAAACGACGTGATTACCCATGTGGGTGAGGACCTTTCAGAATTCGATGAACTTTTCAAAGATTGCGTTGAAACTGAAGTCAAGTTCTACCGCTAA
- the kdn gene encoding probable citrate synthase 2, mitochondrial — MALFRITTARLQESQKIVPQLSCALRQLTDASTDLKGVLAAKVPKEQERVKNFRKSHGATKVGEVTVDMMYGGMRGIKGLVWEPSVLDADEGIRFRGLSIPECQKVLPKAPGGSEPLPEGLFWLLITGDVPTEAQVRAVSKEWAERAELPPHVVTLLNSLPSNVHPMSQLSAAITVLNSDSKFAKAYASGVHKSKYWEYIYEDSMDLIARLPVVAATVYRNTYKDGSGIGAIDTSKDWSYNFTQMLGYDDPKFIELMRLYLTIHSDHEGGNVSAHTTHLVGSALSDPYLSFAAGLNGLAGPLHGLANQEVLVWLQKLRQQVGDKYTEEQLKDFIWKTLKSGQVVPGYGHAVLRKTDPRYTCQREFALKHLPEDPLFKLVSDVYKVVPPILLELGKVKNPWPNVDAHSGVLLQYYGLKEMNYYTVLFGVSRALGVLAALVWDRALGLPIERPKSLSTDGLMKALKAA, encoded by the exons ATGGCATTGTTTCGTATAACTACGGCCAGATTGCAAGAATCGCAG aaaatcgTCCCACAATTGTCCTGCGCACTCAGACAGCTCACAGATGCCTCAACCGATCTCAAGGGAGTCTTGGCGGCCAAAGTTCCCAAAGAACAGGAACGCGTCAAGAATTTCAGGAAAAGCCATGGAGCCACCAAAGTTGGAGAAGTTACTGTTGATATG ATGTATGGAGGCATGAGAGGGATCAAAGGTCTGGTGTGGGAACCCTCAGTCCTCGACGCCGATGAAGGTATCCGTTTTAGAGGTCTCTCCATCCCCGAATGTCAAAAGGTCCTCCCAAAAGCACCTGGTGGCAGCGAGCCCCTGCCAGAAGGTCTCTTTTGGTTGCTGATCACTGGTGACGTACCAACTGAAGCCCAA GTCAGAGCCGTGTCAAAAGAATGGGCAGAACGTGCCGAACTACCTCCCCACGTAGTAACATTGCTCAATAGCCTCCCAAGCAACGTGCACCCCATGTCGCAGCTATCGGCCGCCATTACCGTTTTAAACAGCGATAGTAAATTTGCCAAGGCCTACGCTAGTGGGGTGCACAAGTCCAAATATTGGGAATACATCTACGAAGATTCTATGGATTTAATTGCCCGATTGCCTGTGGTCGCCGCCACAGTGTATAGGAATACTTACAAGGACGGTTCCG gaattggCGCCATTGATACCTCCAAAGATTGGTCCTATAATTTTACCCAAATGTTGGGTTATGACGATCCCAAATTCATCGAATTAATGAGATTGTATCTGACCATCCACAGTGACCACGAAGGTGGAAATGTGTCCGCTCACACCACTCACTTGGTGGGATCCGCCCTAAGTGACCCCTATTTATCCTTTGCTGCTGGTCTCAACGGTTTGGCTGGACCTCTCCACGGATTAGCTAACCAGGAG GTACTCGTGTGGTTGCAAAAATTGCGCCAGCAAGTAGGTGACAAATACACTGAAGAGCAGCTAAAGGATTTCATCTGGAAAACGTTGAAGTCTGGCCAAGTTGTACCTGGATACGGCCACGCCGTGCTGAGGAAGACTGATCCGAGATATACGTGCCAGAGAGAGTTTGCCTTGAAGCATCTGCCCGAAGATCCCCTTTTCAAG TTGGTCTCAGACGTCTACAAAGTAGTTCCTCCAATTCTGCTAGAGCTTGGCAAAGTAAAGAACCCATGGCCAAACGTAGATGCCCATTCCGGAGTGCTCTTACAg taTTATGGACTCAAAGAAATGAACTATTACACCGTACTCTTCGGAGTTTCAAGAGCATTGGGAGTACTAGCCGCCCTCGTCTGGGATCGAGCACTCGGTCTTCCAATCGAAAGACCGAAATCCTTGTCCACCGATGGACTCATGAAAGCGTTGAAAGCTGCCTAA
- the LOC136419515 gene encoding secernin-3 isoform X1 has protein sequence MEFPQSCDTFVVLPPFTQHGVIFGKNSDRPQGEIQEVVYFPAAESSEPTTKVKTPNIKLMHVVIKYCLQCTYIEVDSVSKTKAVILSKPNWMWGAEMGANECGVVIGNEAIWTNDNEGDSDPKVKRLLGMDLVRLGLERSSTANEALEIVTALLEKHGQGGPCSKTDEGFSYHNSYLIADNSCAWVLETCGKHWAAEQITCGFRNISNLLTITTKIDRKSNGLESYAKSKGLWDGKEEFNFSLVFSGEKKPGDARYDAGRNLLQEYSASNKFRETDMFKVLRNKESGICRGCDEAFPTAGSQVSILSSTIPNVHWFTATPDPSRSVFKPFIFTKNAVISKHTICPDKENSHTLYTLYKKAEYKGVGNLLHEMESNCVKELNDVITHVGEDLSEFDELFKDCVETEVKFYR, from the exons ATGGAGTTTCCACAGTCCTGTGACACTTTTGTAGTCTTACCACCTTTCACTCAACATGGGGTGATTTTTGGGAAAAACTCCGATAGACCTCAAGGGGAGATTCAAGAAGTTGTATATTTCCCAGCTGCAGAATCTTCAGAACCAACAACCAAGGTGAAAACaccaaatataaaattaatgcatgttgttataaaatattgcttaCAGTGTACTTACATAGAAGTGGATTCTGTATCTAAAACTAAGGCCGTGATATTGAGCAAACCAAACTGGATGTGGGGTGCTGAAATGGGGGCTAATGAATGTGGAGTTGTGATTGGGAATGAGGCAATTTGGACTAATGATAATGAGGGGGATAGTGATCCAAAAGTGAAGAGGTTGTTGGGAATGGACTTGGTCAG ACTGGGTCTGGAAAGAAGTTCAACAGCAAATGAAGCCTTAGAAATTGTAACTGCCCTATTAGAAAAACATGGACAAGGTGGTCCATGTTCTAAAACAGATGAGGGTTTTTCCTATCATAACTCATATTTAATAGCTGATAATTCTTGTGCTTGGGTGTTGGAAACATGTGGGAAACATTGGGCTGCCGAACAAATAACTT gcggatttagaaatatttcaaatctcCTTACAATTACCACTAAAATTGACCGTAAGTCAAATGGGCTTGAAAGTTATGCTAAATCAAAGGGTTTATGGGATGGGAAA gaagaatttaatttttccttagtGTTCTCTGGAGAAAAAAAACCCGGAGACGCACGCTATGACGCAGGTCGAAATTTATTGCAAGAATATTCTGCCTCTAACAAGTTTAGAGAGACAGATATGTTCAAAGTGCTTAGGAATAAAGAGTCAGGAATATGTAGGGGTTGTGATGAGGCTTTTCCTACTGCTGGAAGCCAA GTGTCCATATTGTCATCCACAATACCTAATGTGCACTGGTTTACTGCAACACCAGACCCTTCTAGATCTGTTTTTAAgccatttatttttactaaaaacgCTGTGATTTCGAAACACACAATATGTCCTGATAAGGAG AATTCGCACACTCTATACACCCTTTACAAAAAGGCCGAATACAAAGGAGTGGGAAATTTGCTTCATGAAATGGAATCGAATTGCGTTAAAGAACTAAACGACGTGATTACCCATGTGGGTGAGGACCTTTCAGAATTCGATGAACTTTTCAAAGATTGCGTTGAAACTGAAGTCAAGTTCTACCGCTAA
- the LOC136419332 gene encoding 2',5'-phosphodiesterase 12-like isoform X2: MSNSELKIAYLREFDTSICDIRFTLTVKTKTGNTLEKDVTGFAKNFDTLADLKKSIEENLVALSSNNAEVDRNENCENNELCDLPRKTLIIKFLKIDKDYKDSIKIQDFIKLKEDKILQVCDQKYAIVTNAPFIRVVKLPFSISTNFPVEPITFQAYNLDRKTSKFIWLKSTDQNVWHKIAEGYRYNVTEEDLDHYLKFFCVPYNSHKVKGPVVEAISEYKVNNVPQLPECPFEKRHSLTKEELKGNKVVTYNVLADRYVDFDQFDYTLRKFLGVHYRKKLIMKELEGYKADIICLQEVDDMQYKVFYKNQFKKRGYESIFNRKGNCIPEGLVCAFKANRFNLLETKQLVMSGSLDRKQFKKILDLLNANSDVKKEFLRQKTSLQTTILQDLYTNNIAIVGNTHLFYHPDANHIRLLQAFMATLHLGNLKDRVGKESNRHGRVGIIFCGDFNSDVSKSLYDFMVAGTINPEHEDCTKISPSGDALLHHKLRLISASGTPKYTNYTKDYKGCLDYIFVDALKFSVIRQIPVPTAEELKQYVGLPNEVYPSDHLSLVVELDFKSR, from the exons atgtcgaattcagaattaaaaattgcttatcTCAGAGAATTTGATACTTCTATCTGTGATATTCGTTTTACCCTGACTGTAAAAACCAAAACGGGAAATACATTAGAAAAAGATGTTACTggttttgcaaaaaattttgacactTTGGCAGACTTGAAGAAAAgcattgaagaaaatttagtGGCGCTCAGCAGCAATAATGCGGAGGTTGATCGTAATGAGAATTGTGAAAACAATGAGTTGTGTGATTTACCAAGGAAAACGCTAATAAtaaagtttcttaaaattgATAAGGACTATAAAGATAgcataaaaattcaagattttatcaaattaaaagaagataaaatACTTCAAGTGTGTGACCAAAAATATGCCATTGTAACTAACGCCCCATTCATAAGGGTGGTTAAGCTGCCTTTCTCTATATCTACCAACTTCCCAGTAGAACCGATTACATTTCAAGCCTATAACCTGGATAGAAAGACTTCTAAATTCATTTGGTTGAAATCCACTGACCAGAACGTTTGGCATAAAATTGCTGAGGGATATAGATACAACGTTACAGAAGAGGACTTGgatcattatttaaaattcttttgtgTACCATATAACAGCCACAAAGTTAAAGGTCCTGTGGTGGAAGCTATTTCAGAGTACAAGGTTAATAATGTACCACAATTGCCTGAATGTCCCTTTGAGAAGAGGCATAGTTTAACTAAAGAAGAGTTAAAGGGAAACAA GGTTGTGACTTACAATGTTTTGGCTGATCGGTACGTGGACTTCGATCAATTTGATTATACTCTTCGTAAGTTTTTGGGCGTACACTAccgaaaaaaacttattatgAAGGAATTGGAAG GGTATAAAGCCGACATTATATGCTTGCAAGAGGTGGACGACATGCAATATAAAGTTTTctataaaaaccaatttaaaaaaagaggaTATGAAAGCATTTTTAACAGAAAGGGCAATTGCATTCCTGAAGGTTTGGTATGTGCCTTTAAGGCAAATAGATTCAA tcTGTTAGAAACTAAGCAATTGGTCATGTCAGGCTCATTAGATCgcaaacaatttaaaaaaatcctggaTTTGTTGAACGCGAACAGTGATGTAAAAAAGGAGTTTCTTCGCCAGAAAACCTCGTTGCAAACCACCATTTTACAAGACCTATACACCAACAATATCGCAATAGTAGGAAATACTCACTTGTTTTATCATCCGGATGCCAACCATATAAGACTGCTTCAAGCCTTCATGGCCACGCTTCATTTGGGAAATTTGAAGGATCGTGTAGGCAAG GAAAGCAATAGACATGGCAGGGTAGGAATAATATTTTGTGGAGATTTTAATAGTGATGTATCAAAATCCCTTTACGATTTCATGGTAGCAGGAACCATTAATCCAGAGCATGAAGACTGCACTAAAA tttccCCTTCAGGAGACGCACTGCTTCATCACAAACTCCGTCTAATTAGTGCCAGTGGAACTcctaaatatacaaattacACGAAAGACTATAAAGGCTGTTTAGACTATATTTTCGTCGacgctttaaaattttctgtgaTCCGACAAATTCCGGTCCCGACTGCTGAGGAACTGAAGCAATACGTGGGTTTGCCGAACGAAGTTTATCCTTCCGACCATTTGTCCCTAGTTGTAGAATTGGATTTTAAGTCCAGATAA
- the LOC136419334 gene encoding bifunctional peptidase and (3S)-lysyl hydroxylase Jmjd7-like, which produces MEDSHKEIGASEVRALQILYSETEDFLYRTRVVPEVENSQIYNENWPLVFFREYVSKNFPVLIKGGCDFLPAVSKWSSDYFRERFADKRVTVTITPNGNADGVASYKGQDIFFLPEELEMKFGEFLNLLAEKRDNYVTYIQQQNSNLTQHFSELLEDVPREFEWASKAFDKLPDAANFWMGDERAITSMHKDPYENIYCVIDGYKDFILIPPVDLPYIPYKNYPVRKYKNVSSQGFEISRCKDYPDSTFWISADPINDSMAEEFPEFYETARRFNVRVEKGDVLYLPSLWFHHVRQSHQCIAINYWYDIEYSDPKYCYYRMLAGMCGKSEFT; this is translated from the exons ATGGAAGATTCACACAAAGAAATTGGAGCTTCTGAAGTAAGGGCTTTGCAAATATTATATTCCGAAACTGAAG attttttatatCGCACTAGAGTAGTGCCGGAAGTGGAAAACTctcaaatttataatgaaaactGGCCCTTAGTGTTCTTCAGAGAATATGTATCAAAAAACTTCCCAGTATTAATTAAAGGAGGGTGCGACTTTCTGCCGGCAGTGTCTAAGTGGAGTTCCGATTATTTTAG GGAACGCTTTGCAGATAAACGGGTTACTGTTACAATAACCCCGAATGGAAATGCGGATGGCGTGGCCAGTTATAAAGGACAAGACATCTTTTTTTTACCTGAAGAACTAGAAATGAAATTCGGCGAGTTCTTAAACCTACTAGcggaaaaaag GGATAACTATGTCACATATATTCAACAGCAAAACTCTAACTTAACTCAGCATTTTTCAGAGCTGCTTGAAGATGTCCCAAGAGAATTCGAGTGGGCATCTAAAGCTTTTGATAAGTTACCTGACGCTGCAAATTTTTGGATGGGAGATGAACGGGCCATAACCAGTA tGCACAAAGACCCTTATGAGAACATTTACTGCGTCATCGATGGCTACAAAGACTTCATTCTAATACCACCGGTAGATTTGCCGTACATTCCCTACAAGAACTATCCTGTTAGGAAGTATAAGAATGTCTCGTCTCAAGGTTTCGAAATTTCAAGGTGTAAGGACTATCCTGACAGCACATTCTGGATATCCGCAGATCCAATAAATGATAGCATGGCCGAGGAATTTCCAGAATTTTATGAGACAGCCAGAAGGTTCAATGTCAGAGTAGAAAAGGGTGATGTCTTGTATTTGCCTAGTTTGTGGTTTCATCATGTGAGGCAAAGCCATCAGTGTATAGCAATTAATTATTGGTATGATATAGAATATTCGGATCCGAAGTATTGCTATTATAGAATGTTAGCGGGCATGTGCGGGAAAAGTGAATTTACATAA
- the LOC136419332 gene encoding 2',5'-phosphodiesterase 12-like isoform X1: MSNSELKIAYLREFDTSICDIRFTLTVKTKTGNTLEKDVTGFAKNFDTLADLKKSIEENLVALSSNNAEVDRNENCENNELCDLPRKTLIIKFLKIDKDYKDSIKIQDFIKLKEDKILQVCDQKYAIVTNAPFIRVVKLPFSISTNFPVEPITFQAYNLDRKTSKFIWLKSTDQNVWHKIAEGYRYNVTEEDLDHYLKFFCVPYNSHKVKGPVVEAISEYKVNNVPQLPECPFEKRHSLTKEELKGNKIRVVTYNVLADRYVDFDQFDYTLRKFLGVHYRKKLIMKELEGYKADIICLQEVDDMQYKVFYKNQFKKRGYESIFNRKGNCIPEGLVCAFKANRFNLLETKQLVMSGSLDRKQFKKILDLLNANSDVKKEFLRQKTSLQTTILQDLYTNNIAIVGNTHLFYHPDANHIRLLQAFMATLHLGNLKDRVGKESNRHGRVGIIFCGDFNSDVSKSLYDFMVAGTINPEHEDCTKISPSGDALLHHKLRLISASGTPKYTNYTKDYKGCLDYIFVDALKFSVIRQIPVPTAEELKQYVGLPNEVYPSDHLSLVVELDFKSR; the protein is encoded by the exons atgtcgaattcagaattaaaaattgcttatcTCAGAGAATTTGATACTTCTATCTGTGATATTCGTTTTACCCTGACTGTAAAAACCAAAACGGGAAATACATTAGAAAAAGATGTTACTggttttgcaaaaaattttgacactTTGGCAGACTTGAAGAAAAgcattgaagaaaatttagtGGCGCTCAGCAGCAATAATGCGGAGGTTGATCGTAATGAGAATTGTGAAAACAATGAGTTGTGTGATTTACCAAGGAAAACGCTAATAAtaaagtttcttaaaattgATAAGGACTATAAAGATAgcataaaaattcaagattttatcaaattaaaagaagataaaatACTTCAAGTGTGTGACCAAAAATATGCCATTGTAACTAACGCCCCATTCATAAGGGTGGTTAAGCTGCCTTTCTCTATATCTACCAACTTCCCAGTAGAACCGATTACATTTCAAGCCTATAACCTGGATAGAAAGACTTCTAAATTCATTTGGTTGAAATCCACTGACCAGAACGTTTGGCATAAAATTGCTGAGGGATATAGATACAACGTTACAGAAGAGGACTTGgatcattatttaaaattcttttgtgTACCATATAACAGCCACAAAGTTAAAGGTCCTGTGGTGGAAGCTATTTCAGAGTACAAGGTTAATAATGTACCACAATTGCCTGAATGTCCCTTTGAGAAGAGGCATAGTTTAACTAAAGAAGAGTTAAAGGGAAACAA AATAAGGGTTGTGACTTACAATGTTTTGGCTGATCGGTACGTGGACTTCGATCAATTTGATTATACTCTTCGTAAGTTTTTGGGCGTACACTAccgaaaaaaacttattatgAAGGAATTGGAAG GGTATAAAGCCGACATTATATGCTTGCAAGAGGTGGACGACATGCAATATAAAGTTTTctataaaaaccaatttaaaaaaagaggaTATGAAAGCATTTTTAACAGAAAGGGCAATTGCATTCCTGAAGGTTTGGTATGTGCCTTTAAGGCAAATAGATTCAA tcTGTTAGAAACTAAGCAATTGGTCATGTCAGGCTCATTAGATCgcaaacaatttaaaaaaatcctggaTTTGTTGAACGCGAACAGTGATGTAAAAAAGGAGTTTCTTCGCCAGAAAACCTCGTTGCAAACCACCATTTTACAAGACCTATACACCAACAATATCGCAATAGTAGGAAATACTCACTTGTTTTATCATCCGGATGCCAACCATATAAGACTGCTTCAAGCCTTCATGGCCACGCTTCATTTGGGAAATTTGAAGGATCGTGTAGGCAAG GAAAGCAATAGACATGGCAGGGTAGGAATAATATTTTGTGGAGATTTTAATAGTGATGTATCAAAATCCCTTTACGATTTCATGGTAGCAGGAACCATTAATCCAGAGCATGAAGACTGCACTAAAA tttccCCTTCAGGAGACGCACTGCTTCATCACAAACTCCGTCTAATTAGTGCCAGTGGAACTcctaaatatacaaattacACGAAAGACTATAAAGGCTGTTTAGACTATATTTTCGTCGacgctttaaaattttctgtgaTCCGACAAATTCCGGTCCCGACTGCTGAGGAACTGAAGCAATACGTGGGTTTGCCGAACGAAGTTTATCCTTCCGACCATTTGTCCCTAGTTGTAGAATTGGATTTTAAGTCCAGATAA